GGTATTTTTGTGGTCCTGCCCCAGCTGGGAGCAGCCGTAGGGATGGGGGAAGGCGTACACGCCCTCCACACCCCCGCCGATATCGTCCGCACATGCGCGGGCGATGGCCTGGGCGCTTGCGTTGATGCAGCCTACCGTGGGCACGATCCATATCTCGTTGCGGATGCCCGCGCGCCCGTCGGGGCGCGCGTAGCCCAGGAACGTCTCAGGTTCTACGGGCGCAAGCGGGGTAAAGCTTGGCACGTACGCGTACGAAAGCACGTCCGAAAGCAGCGTGCGCACGTTATGGGTGTGCACATGCTCGCCAGGGGCAATGTCCTGCGTCGCCTCGCCGATGGGCGCGCCGTACTTGATGATTCGTTCCCCCCTGGCGATGGGCGCAAGCGCGATCTTGTGACCGAAGGGCACCGCCTGCCGGCAGCGCAGCGCCTGCCCCGCTGCGCACACCTGCTGCCCCGCTTCAAGCGGCCGCAGCGCCACCACCACGTTGTCCTGCCCGTTGATGCGCATCACATCCATCGCTTATTCCTCCACCAGTTCCTGGAGCACCGCCCGCATGCCGATCTGGTCGATGCGCGCAAGGTGCGCCGCCACGGTATCTGCAAAGCCTTCGATTTGCGAGAGGTCCTCGCCCCAGAAATCCACGCGCGCGCACAGCTCCCAGGCAAACGCCGCGCGCGGCAGGCGGGATGCTTCCTGAAAGAACGCAAGCACCTTGGCATCGTCCACAATGCGGTATGCCTCCTTGCCGCGCCTGCCGAGCAGCGCGCCTTCCTGCATATCGCTTGCAGTATAGAACGCCGCAAGCGCCGCAAGGGAGAACGTCAGCAGCCGGGGCAGTTTGCCCGTCTCTTTGAGGCTGTCCTTGAGCGAGGGCAGGATGCGCGCACGCCATTTGGCCACCGAGTTGAGCGCGATGCTCAGCAGCTGGTGTTTGATAAAGGGATTTGCAAAGCGCTCCAGCACGTCGGCCGCAAAGGCCTCCACCTCCGCCCGCGGCAGCTTGACGGTGGGCACGATCTCGTCAAACACCACGCGCTGCATGTAGCTGCGGATCAGCGGATCCTGCATGCACTCCAGCACGATGTCCCTGCCCGCCAGATACGCCGCCAGCACCGTGGCGGTGTGCGCGCCATTGAGCACCCTCACCTTGCGCTGCCGGTAGGGCGCGATATCCTCGGTAAAGCGCACGGGCAGCCCCGCCTTATCAAGTGGCAGCACATCGCGCGCCCGCGCCGGGCCTTCGATCACCCACAGGCCGAACGGCTCCCCCGTCACCAGCAGCGCGTCCTCATAGCCCAACTGCTTAAAAATTTCCTGCGCGTCGTCCTTGGGGTAGCCCGTGATGATGCGGTCCACCAGCGTCACGCAGAAGTCGTTGCAGTCGCACACCCACGCTTTGAACGCGTCCTCCAGCTGCCAGGCCTCGATATAGCGCAGCACGCAGGCGCGCAGCAGGTCGCCGTTGCGTTCATTGAGCTCCACAGGAAAGTGCACCAGCCCCTTATCGGGCGCGCCATGAAAATGTGTGTAGCGCTCGTAGAGAAAGCGCGTCAGCTTGCCCGGAAAGCTCTGCGGGGGGCGCATGTCAAAGCGGTCCGTCTCGTCAAAGGCGATGCCCGCCTCAGTGGTATTGGACACCATCGCCTGCAGCGTATCGCAGCGGGCCAGCGCCAGGAGGGCGTCAAAATCCGCGTAGCAGTCGATGGCCTGCTGCACCGCGTGCACCACGCGCGTGCGCACCTGGGGCGCGCCTTCCACCACGCCGCGCAGCATCACCGTGTAGGTATTGTCCTGCGCGTCAAACGCAGAGAGATTGCCGCGGTTTGTGGGCTTGACGATGGCCACCGCCCCGTCGTAGACGCCCTTTTCATTGGCGATATCCACCATATCGTCCACAAAGCCCCGCAGGAAATTCCCCTCGCCAAACTGCACGATGCGCACCGGCCGCGCACGCAGCGACGCATCCCGTTTGCATTGTTTCATCGTCCCTCTCCTTTGCAAAACGCGCATGATAAAAGCGCAGTCGTTCCAAGGTCATGGTACTTGTTGGCAATGCCCTCTGTCAAGCGCCCACAGGCTGTTTTGCAGCGATGCGCACCTTGCACGGCGTGCCTTGAGATCGTATAATAGTTGAAAAGGCTTTCACATAGGTTGTTTCTCGTTCAGGGGAGGTGCGAACGCATGAACATCTACGACATTGCCCGCAAAGCCGGCGTCTCCATCGCAACGGTTTCGCGCGTCATCAACGACAGCGCGCACGTGCGCGAGGCCACGCGCCAGAAGGTGCTGTCCGTCATCGCGGACGCCAATTATACCCCCAATGCGTTTGCGCGCAACTTAAGTGCCCGCTCCAGCCGCACCGTGGGGGTGCTCTGTACGGACATCTACGATAATATGTACTACACGCGCGCCATCGCCGTGCTGGAGCAAAAACTGCACCAGTACGGGCTGGACGTGCTGCTCTGGTGCACAGGGCGCGATTTGGAGGATAAGAAAAAGGCGGTCAATATGCTGCTGAGCCGCAAGGTGGACGGCCTGGTGCTGGTGGGCAGCGACTTTACCGAGCAGAAGGACCACAGCCACATCGCCCGCGCGGCCGCAAACGTGCCGGTGATGATCATCAACAGCCTGCTGGAACTGCCCGGCACTTACTGCCTGCTGTGCGACGAGCAGGCTGCCGAGCACGGCGTAGTGCGCGCGCTGTATAGGGATGGATACCGCAACATCGCCTTTGTCTACGCAAACGAAGCCAGAAGCACCCAGCTCAAGCGCGCAGGCTACAAGCGCGGCATCGCCTCCTGCGGCCTGGAGGTCAACCCAAGCTGGGTGCTCAAGGCCCCCAACGATATCTACCGCGGCGCGACGGTCATCCGCAAAATGCTTGAGGCCATGCCCAGACCCTGCGCCGTGGTGGCCAGCGGCGATCTGCTGGCCTGCGCCGCGCTCAAGGCGGCCGCCGCGCTGGGCCTGCGCGTGCCTGAGGACGTAGCGGTGGTGGGCTGCAACAACTCCCTTTTGTGCACCTGCGCAACCCCGTCGCTCACCAGCATCGACAACATGGCCGACGGCCTCTGCACCCGCGCCATCGATATGATGCAGCAGCTCTTTGGCGGCGAACAATGCCCGCAGGTGGTCACGCTGCCCGCGCGCCTGGTGGTGCGCGAGAGCTACCGCCCCGCGCACACCAAATAAACCATCCAAAACATCCTTACATCATTTGGAGGCGTAGAAGCGTTATGAGCAAAGCATTTATGGACAAGGATTTTCTTTTAACCAACGATACCGCGCGGCATCTGTTCTTCGATTATGCCCAGGATATGCCCATCATCGACTACCACTGCCATATCGACCCGGCCCAGATCGCGCGCAATCACGCGTTTGCCGATATCGCCGAGGTGTGGCTGGGCGGCGACCACTACAAATGGCGCATCATGCGCGCAAACGGCGCGCCTGAAGAGGAGATCACCGGCAACGCGCCCGGGCGCGTGAAGTTCCAGCGCTGGGCCGAGGCGCTGCCCCGCGCCATCGGCAACCCGCTCTACCATTGGACGCACCTGGAATTGCAGCGCTA
Above is a window of Maliibacterium massiliense DNA encoding:
- a CDS encoding tagaturonate reductase → MKQCKRDASLRARPVRIVQFGEGNFLRGFVDDMVDIANEKGVYDGAVAIVKPTNRGNLSAFDAQDNTYTVMLRGVVEGAPQVRTRVVHAVQQAIDCYADFDALLALARCDTLQAMVSNTTEAGIAFDETDRFDMRPPQSFPGKLTRFLYERYTHFHGAPDKGLVHFPVELNERNGDLLRACVLRYIEAWQLEDAFKAWVCDCNDFCVTLVDRIITGYPKDDAQEIFKQLGYEDALLVTGEPFGLWVIEGPARARDVLPLDKAGLPVRFTEDIAPYRQRKVRVLNGAHTATVLAAYLAGRDIVLECMQDPLIRSYMQRVVFDEIVPTVKLPRAEVEAFAADVLERFANPFIKHQLLSIALNSVAKWRARILPSLKDSLKETGKLPRLLTFSLAALAAFYTASDMQEGALLGRRGKEAYRIVDDAKVLAFFQEASRLPRAAFAWELCARVDFWGEDLSQIEGFADTVAAHLARIDQIGMRAVLQELVEE
- a CDS encoding LacI family DNA-binding transcriptional regulator, which translates into the protein MNIYDIARKAGVSIATVSRVINDSAHVREATRQKVLSVIADANYTPNAFARNLSARSSRTVGVLCTDIYDNMYYTRAIAVLEQKLHQYGLDVLLWCTGRDLEDKKKAVNMLLSRKVDGLVLVGSDFTEQKDHSHIARAAANVPVMIINSLLELPGTYCLLCDEQAAEHGVVRALYRDGYRNIAFVYANEARSTQLKRAGYKRGIASCGLEVNPSWVLKAPNDIYRGATVIRKMLEAMPRPCAVVASGDLLACAALKAAAALGLRVPEDVAVVGCNNSLLCTCATPSLTSIDNMADGLCTRAIDMMQQLFGGEQCPQVVTLPARLVVRESYRPAHTK